The Sporomusa termitida genome has a window encoding:
- a CDS encoding ABC transporter permease produces the protein MSGWLAVYGREMLLMQKKIGKLGYVFSSVMFPVIYLFAFGLGLGSRLEVSGGYVPFLATGIASLTVMLNAFQQTSLSVSAGRLYFHTFQTVFLSPVPPLQVVGGIALAGITRGLIMGGLVYAVAWLAFGVPPLSGIAVTALLLSAFCFSALGIVLGLAIADPDEISLVNNFLITPMIFFCGSFFPVQNLPVALQAVVSILPLSMANSLVRLTAWNGHAAGQAAALALMGLGLLLWGAGSLKKYSE, from the coding sequence ATGAGCGGCTGGCTGGCTGTGTACGGGCGGGAAATGCTGCTGATGCAGAAAAAAATCGGCAAACTGGGTTATGTTTTTTCCTCGGTGATGTTTCCGGTTATTTATTTATTTGCTTTTGGTCTGGGGCTGGGCTCCCGGCTGGAGGTCAGCGGCGGCTATGTACCATTTCTGGCTACCGGGATTGCCAGCCTGACCGTGATGCTTAATGCCTTTCAGCAGACCTCCCTGTCTGTAAGTGCCGGGCGCCTGTATTTTCATACCTTTCAAACCGTGTTTTTAAGCCCTGTCCCGCCGCTGCAGGTTGTTGGCGGTATTGCCCTGGCCGGTATAACCCGCGGGTTAATCATGGGAGGCCTGGTGTATGCGGTTGCCTGGCTGGCATTCGGTGTGCCGCCGCTGTCCGGCATTGCCGTAACTGCCCTGCTGTTGTCGGCCTTCTGTTTTTCCGCGCTGGGTATTGTTCTCGGCTTGGCTATTGCCGATCCTGATGAAATATCACTTGTTAATAATTTTCTGATCACGCCGATGATTTTCTTCTGCGGTTCCTTTTTTCCTGTTCAGAATTTACCGGTTGCTCTGCAGGCGGTTGTGTCGATATTGCCGTTAAGTATGGCTAACAGCCTGGTACGTCTGACCGCCTGGAACGGCCACGCTGCCGGCCAGGCCGCGGCCTTGGCGTTAATGGGGCTGGGCCTGCTGCTGTGGGGGGCCGGCAGCCTGAAAAAATACAGTGAATAA
- the hutW gene encoding heme anaerobic degradation radical SAM methyltransferase ChuW/HutW: MRETKLKQILAAMDAQQYALTVGTATGEALAAAFAKRRVVHAGVRGKPLGPGEWQTAWQSLLRQATKAKQRAAYIHIPFCRHRCLYCGFFQNYADEDRETAYIDSLIKELQLSRDCRYLASGPVNAVFIGGGTPSTLAPHNIARLLDAVRACLPLANDYELTLEGRINDLEPARIEAWLAHGVNRVSIGVQSFDTGVRRSVGRLDDTATILKRLELLSGYNQATVIIDLIYGLPNQTNEVWASDINLLKTAAIDGLDLYQLNIYQGSALQQAIQAGKLPPAATTAEQAGMFAAAGATLTANAFSRLSICHWGKTNRERSMYNTLTKAGRHVIPFGAGAGGNIGGATMMLNRDVAAYIKSIEQGHKPIAAMLLLPAGSELHNAVVGQLERGYLNLKGLAVRYGPEVLELEPLLAIWEARGLIETGPAVARLTVAGQFWYMNITQSVLECLQALTSGRHAVAVQPIAAQG; encoded by the coding sequence TTGCGGGAAACCAAATTAAAGCAGATTCTGGCGGCAATGGATGCGCAGCAGTACGCCCTGACGGTCGGGACGGCAACCGGTGAGGCCCTGGCGGCTGCGTTTGCCAAACGCCGGGTGGTCCATGCCGGGGTCCGGGGGAAACCGCTGGGCCCGGGGGAATGGCAGACTGCCTGGCAGTCTTTGCTGCGGCAGGCAACAAAAGCTAAACAGCGGGCGGCCTACATCCATATTCCGTTTTGCCGGCACCGCTGCCTGTATTGCGGCTTTTTTCAAAACTATGCGGATGAAGACCGGGAAACCGCGTATATTGACAGCCTGATTAAAGAACTGCAGCTGAGCCGGGACTGCCGCTATCTGGCCAGCGGGCCGGTCAACGCGGTATTTATAGGCGGCGGCACCCCCAGTACACTGGCACCCCATAATATTGCCAGACTGCTGGACGCTGTCCGCGCTTGCCTGCCGCTAGCCAATGATTATGAGTTAACCCTCGAAGGCAGGATTAATGATCTGGAACCGGCCCGGATTGAAGCCTGGCTGGCGCATGGGGTAAACCGCGTTTCCATCGGGGTACAGTCCTTTGATACCGGGGTGCGGCGTTCGGTCGGCCGCCTGGATGACACGGCCACTATTTTGAAGCGGCTGGAACTGTTGTCCGGCTATAATCAGGCCACGGTAATTATTGATTTGATTTATGGCCTGCCCAACCAAACAAATGAAGTTTGGGCCAGTGATATCAATTTGCTCAAGACGGCGGCGATTGACGGCTTAGACCTGTATCAGCTGAATATTTACCAGGGCAGCGCCCTGCAGCAGGCCATCCAGGCCGGTAAACTGCCGCCGGCAGCAACCACGGCCGAACAAGCCGGCATGTTTGCCGCGGCCGGGGCAACCTTAACGGCTAATGCCTTTTCCCGGCTCAGTATCTGCCACTGGGGAAAAACAAACCGGGAGCGCAGTATGTATAATACCCTTACCAAAGCCGGACGTCATGTAATCCCGTTTGGCGCCGGTGCCGGCGGCAATATTGGCGGGGCAACCATGATGCTGAACCGTGACGTGGCCGCCTATATTAAGAGTATTGAACAAGGTCATAAACCGATTGCCGCCATGCTGCTGCTGCCAGCCGGCAGTGAGCTGCACAACGCTGTTGTCGGCCAGTTGGAGCGGGGGTATTTAAATCTTAAGGGGCTGGCAGTCCGCTACGGGCCCGAGGTTCTGGAATTAGAACCGTTGCTCGCTATCTGGGAGGCCCGCGGCCTTATCGAAACCGGCCCGGCTGTTGCCCGGCTGACGGTAGCCGGTCAGTTCTGGTATATGAATATCACGCAATCGGTATTAGAATGCCTGCAGGCCCTGACATCAGGCCGCCATGCGGTGGCAGTGCAGCCAATCGCAGCCCAGGGATAA
- a CDS encoding ChaN family lipoprotein, whose protein sequence is MLLLAGANGAHAGQAACQIYTAGGQQVTGEALAALINHYDVLAFGEYHDDAVLHALELELLQQAFKKQPQLAISLEMFERDVQEYLDEYLSGRITEQEFLARSRPWKNYQEAYRPLVEFAGVNSLPVIAANIPRALAAQYAQTGSLADVPAAAGRYLPQVHLAPAGEYRQRFMAYMTEAATRARMPVAPDKLDNYYKAQCLKDDTMAESIVNFLQLHPDFKIIHYQGDFHSRGRLGVVEKLQLLNPALKVAVITPVYTTNREELPELLVQYRNAGDILVFLDRDSKT, encoded by the coding sequence ATGTTGCTGCTGGCAGGAGCAAACGGAGCCCACGCCGGTCAGGCTGCCTGCCAGATTTATACTGCCGGCGGGCAGCAGGTAACAGGTGAGGCACTGGCCGCATTGATTAATCACTATGATGTACTTGCGTTTGGCGAATATCACGATGATGCAGTTTTACACGCGCTGGAACTGGAACTGTTACAACAGGCATTTAAGAAACAGCCGCAGCTGGCTATATCGCTGGAGATGTTTGAGCGCGATGTGCAGGAATATCTTGATGAGTATTTGTCAGGCCGGATTACCGAACAGGAATTTCTCGCCAGGTCCCGCCCCTGGAAAAACTATCAGGAAGCTTACCGGCCGCTGGTGGAGTTCGCCGGCGTCAACTCTTTGCCGGTTATTGCCGCCAATATTCCCCGGGCGCTGGCGGCCCAGTACGCCCAAACCGGTTCACTGGCCGACGTGCCGGCAGCAGCAGGCCGGTATCTGCCGCAGGTTCATCTGGCCCCGGCGGGTGAATACCGGCAGCGATTTATGGCTTATATGACAGAGGCCGCGACCAGGGCCAGGATGCCGGTTGCTCCCGACAAGCTGGATAATTACTACAAGGCCCAGTGCCTGAAAGATGACACCATGGCGGAAAGTATTGTCAACTTTCTTCAGCTGCACCCTGATTTTAAAATTATTCACTATCAGGGCGATTTTCACAGCCGGGGACGGCTGGGGGTTGTGGAAAAGCTGCAATTGCTGAACCCGGCGTTAAAGGTCGCGGTTATCACACCGGTGTATACAACAAACAGGGAGGAGCTGCCGGAGTTGCTTGTTCAATACCGCAATGCCGGTGATATTCTTGTGTTTTTGGACCGGGACAGTAAAACCTAA
- a CDS encoding ABC transporter ATP-binding protein, which produces MIPAWPREPDAALSLHCLCKTYDRQQVLSDISLAVAPGEVFGLLGPNGAGKTTLMKLIAGLSRPDSGRLTIFGRDGGRGRQSIKHMLALVAQDNNLEREFTVQEALLTYACLYGVASPRQRVAEIVQEFDLTAMLAKRVAVLSGGMARRLLIARALLPAPRLVLLDEPTVGLDPDVRQDIWAVIRRLAAAGTTVFMTTHYMEEAEQLCRRVALLKAGRVVAAGTPAALALLADTGEPPSLEAAFLRLVREAGV; this is translated from the coding sequence ATGATACCTGCCTGGCCCCGGGAGCCTGATGCGGCCCTGTCCTTGCACTGTCTTTGCAAAACCTATGACCGGCAACAGGTGTTGTCTGATATCTCCCTGGCGGTAGCGCCAGGTGAGGTTTTTGGGCTGCTTGGTCCCAACGGTGCCGGCAAAACCACGCTGATGAAGCTGATTGCCGGCCTGAGCCGGCCTGATTCCGGCCGGCTCACTATCTTTGGCCGGGATGGCGGCAGGGGCCGGCAGAGCATCAAGCATATGCTGGCGCTGGTAGCCCAGGACAATAATCTGGAACGGGAATTCACGGTGCAGGAGGCCCTGCTTACCTATGCCTGCCTGTATGGAGTTGCCAGCCCGCGGCAGCGGGTGGCCGAGATTGTGCAGGAGTTTGACCTGACAGCCATGCTTGCCAAGCGGGTGGCTGTGCTATCCGGCGGCATGGCCCGGCGCTTGTTGATTGCGAGGGCACTGCTGCCTGCCCCCCGGTTAGTGCTGCTGGATGAGCCGACAGTGGGGCTTGATCCGGATGTGCGGCAGGATATCTGGGCGGTGATCAGACGGCTGGCGGCGGCCGGGACGACTGTGTTCATGACAACCCATTATATGGAGGAAGCGGAGCAGCTTTGCCGGCGGGTGGCCCTGTTAAAAGCAGGCCGGGTTGTTGCTGCCGGTACGCCGGCGGCGCTGGCCCTATTGGCTGACACCGGTGAGCCGCCAAGCCTGGAGGCCGCTTTTCTCCGCCTGGTGCGGGAGGCAGGGGTATGA
- a CDS encoding TonB-dependent receptor plug domain-containing protein encodes MNRIGKTPGKLALLSLSVLTALAMPAGAAEEAVATRDVVVTASRTEQDIKETPSAVEVITRAELDTLGANNLADALKLATSINVSSPAMAGSNVTVRGMSTRHTLIMINGRRLVSEGSYSTANSYELERINMQNVERIEIVRGPVSSLYGSDALGGVINIITRRPEQEQLTFSLSPQRYTDKTSIGSDNYSLRYDTGKNNKWGWIISADRTETDAYANADNTTKNQFGRKENLNLDGTYDLADDKFLDVAVNLLREDLNGRSTETSGALRNDSYDNTRDQYSLGLRGKTKNGDYQIRTYYGEHDKVNKGFLVNNGQLVDFDVSNRKTWALEGHVSQQLGTNHLLTTGGEFRTETYRGTRIGTGDKVFDITYGSITKQGSEADIDYSALYVQDEWLASERLLVIPSLRYDNSNRFASNISPKLGMTYKMNANYRLKVNVGKGFKAPTLDDMYMEMTKIMGGMTVHVTGNPDLKPEKSTSYELGIEGEQGSTFGKLTYFVNDVTDLISTKTNVSFVPGVGMRADSTYLNEDKADIDGIEFEIGRHLSDKLSLKLNYTYLEATGKTGQRLEGRAKQQGTVQLHYDNIRANGISAVLWNEWKKDYLYAASSNTNKTYALWNVSVNKKWNDNFSSYVGVENIFNKKDIELNLLGAMVQAGMTFKL; translated from the coding sequence ATGAACAGAATAGGTAAGACCCCCGGAAAACTGGCCCTGTTGAGTCTGTCGGTGCTAACCGCCCTGGCGATGCCGGCCGGCGCCGCTGAGGAAGCGGTTGCTACGCGGGATGTGGTAGTCACCGCCAGCAGAACGGAACAGGACATTAAGGAAACGCCGTCGGCGGTTGAGGTGATTACCCGCGCAGAGCTGGATACACTGGGGGCCAACAATCTGGCCGATGCTCTAAAGCTGGCCACCAGCATCAATGTCAGCAGTCCGGCCATGGCGGGCAGCAATGTAACGGTCCGGGGCATGTCCACAAGGCATACACTGATTATGATTAATGGCCGGCGTCTGGTGTCGGAAGGCAGCTACTCCACCGCCAATTCCTATGAATTGGAACGGATCAATATGCAAAATGTCGAACGGATTGAGATTGTCCGGGGGCCGGTCAGCTCACTATATGGGTCAGATGCGCTGGGGGGTGTCATCAATATCATAACCCGCAGGCCGGAGCAGGAACAATTGACATTTTCTTTAAGCCCCCAGCGCTACACCGATAAGACCAGTATCGGCAGCGATAACTACTCGTTGCGCTATGATACCGGTAAAAACAATAAATGGGGCTGGATTATCAGTGCCGACCGGACAGAGACAGACGCTTATGCCAATGCCGACAATACCACCAAAAATCAATTTGGCCGTAAAGAAAATCTGAATCTGGACGGCACCTATGATTTGGCTGACGACAAGTTTCTTGATGTTGCCGTCAATTTGCTGCGCGAGGATTTGAATGGCCGCAGTACAGAAACCTCCGGGGCCCTGCGGAACGACAGCTACGATAATACCCGGGATCAGTACAGCCTGGGACTGCGGGGCAAAACGAAAAACGGTGACTATCAGATCCGGACCTATTACGGGGAGCACGATAAGGTCAACAAGGGTTTCCTGGTTAATAACGGCCAGTTAGTTGACTTTGATGTTTCCAACCGTAAAACCTGGGCTCTGGAAGGGCATGTATCGCAGCAGCTTGGCACCAATCACCTGCTGACGACCGGCGGCGAATTCCGGACGGAAACATACCGGGGTACAAGGATTGGTACCGGGGATAAGGTTTTTGACATTACTTACGGCAGCATCACTAAGCAAGGGTCGGAAGCCGATATTGATTACTCGGCATTATACGTCCAGGATGAATGGCTGGCAAGTGAGCGTTTACTGGTTATTCCCTCTTTACGCTATGATAACAGCAACAGATTTGCCAGCAATATCAGTCCTAAGCTGGGTATGACCTACAAAATGAATGCGAATTACCGCCTGAAGGTGAATGTGGGCAAGGGCTTTAAAGCGCCGACTCTTGATGATATGTATATGGAAATGACTAAAATCATGGGCGGCATGACCGTGCATGTGACCGGCAACCCGGACCTGAAACCGGAGAAGTCGACAAGCTATGAACTGGGTATCGAAGGGGAGCAAGGCAGTACCTTTGGCAAGTTAACCTATTTTGTTAATGATGTGACTGATCTAATATCGACTAAAACCAACGTCTCTTTTGTGCCGGGGGTGGGTATGCGGGCCGACTCAACCTATTTAAATGAGGATAAGGCTGATATTGACGGCATTGAGTTTGAAATTGGCCGGCATTTAAGCGACAAACTCAGCCTCAAGCTGAACTATACCTATCTGGAGGCCACCGGTAAAACCGGACAGAGACTGGAAGGCCGGGCTAAACAGCAGGGGACGGTCCAACTGCATTATGACAACATCCGTGCAAATGGCATCAGTGCTGTGTTATGGAATGAGTGGAAGAAAGACTATCTGTATGCAGCCAGCAGTAATACGAATAAAACCTACGCGTTGTGGAATGTATCGGTCAATAAGAAGTGGAATGATAATTTTAGCAGTTATGTGGGCGTTGAGAATATCTTCAACAAAAAGGACATAGAACTCAACCTGTTGGGAGCTATGGTCCAGGCCGGCATGACTTTTAAATTATAA
- a CDS encoding flavodoxin family protein: MKTLIAYSSLTGNTRKVAAAIQAVFGPAADLYPVESAPSPAEYDFVVVGFWVDKGTADKKAQDFLKTIANKPVALFATLGAYPDSEHAADSLKNAAAFLAGSNRLAGTFICQGKIDPRLIEQFKNMPANHPHALTPERLARYEEAAKHPDSADLQAAQAVFTDIKRQWMKAR; this comes from the coding sequence ATGAAGACATTGATTGCCTATTCCAGTTTGACCGGCAATACCCGGAAAGTGGCGGCAGCCATCCAGGCGGTGTTCGGCCCGGCGGCGGATTTGTATCCGGTTGAATCGGCACCGTCACCGGCAGAGTATGATTTTGTGGTTGTTGGTTTTTGGGTTGACAAAGGCACGGCCGATAAAAAGGCCCAGGATTTTTTAAAAACAATTGCGAACAAGCCTGTCGCCTTATTTGCCACGCTGGGGGCCTATCCTGATTCCGAGCATGCCGCTGACAGCCTGAAGAACGCGGCGGCATTTCTGGCCGGCAGCAACCGGCTGGCCGGCACCTTTATCTGCCAGGGGAAAATCGATCCCCGGTTAATCGAGCAGTTCAAAAATATGCCGGCCAACCACCCCCATGCCCTTACGCCGGAGCGGCTGGCGCGTTATGAGGAAGCGGCCAAACATCCTGACAGCGCGGACCTGCAGGCTGCCCAGGCGGTTTTTACAGATATAAAAAGGCAATGGATGAAAGCGAGGTGA